One segment of Comamonas thiooxydans DNA contains the following:
- a CDS encoding alpha/beta fold hydrolase has product MNAPHTEASSSRFVTITEAGQPLRLHYNDVGSGNEVVVMLHGSGPGASGWANFHRNIEPLVDAGYRVILLDCPGWSKSDTIVSTGSRSDLNARCLKAVLDALDIAKVHIIGNSMGGHSAVGFALANPEMVGKLILMGGGTGGPSAFVPMPAEGIKLIGALYRDPTVENLKRMMNVFVYDSSSLTEELYQQRLANILARRDHLENFVKSTQINPKQFSDYGARLPEIKARTLIIWGRDDRFVPLDIGLRLLWGIPNSEFHVFSQCGHWAQWEHAEVFNNMVQDFLAR; this is encoded by the coding sequence ATGAACGCACCCCACACGGAAGCCTCCAGCAGTCGCTTTGTCACTATCACCGAAGCGGGACAGCCCCTGAGGCTGCACTACAACGATGTCGGCTCCGGCAACGAAGTCGTGGTCATGCTGCACGGCTCCGGTCCAGGCGCCAGCGGCTGGGCCAACTTCCACCGCAATATCGAACCGCTGGTGGATGCGGGATACCGTGTCATCTTGCTGGACTGCCCCGGCTGGAGCAAAAGCGACACAATCGTCAGCACAGGCTCGCGTTCGGATCTGAACGCACGCTGTCTCAAGGCGGTGCTGGACGCGCTGGACATCGCCAAGGTTCACATCATCGGCAACTCCATGGGCGGTCATAGCGCCGTGGGCTTTGCGCTGGCCAATCCCGAGATGGTGGGCAAGCTCATCCTCATGGGCGGCGGCACCGGCGGACCCAGCGCCTTCGTTCCCATGCCCGCCGAAGGCATCAAGCTCATCGGCGCGCTATACCGCGACCCCACGGTGGAGAACCTCAAGCGCATGATGAATGTGTTTGTATACGACAGCAGCAGCCTGACCGAAGAGCTGTATCAGCAGCGTCTGGCCAATATCCTGGCCCGCCGCGATCACCTCGAAAACTTCGTCAAGAGCACCCAGATCAACCCGAAGCAGTTCAGCGACTACGGCGCACGCCTGCCTGAAATCAAGGCCAGGACCTTGATCATCTGGGGCCGTGACGACCGCTTTGTGCCATTGGACATAGGCCTGCGCCTGCTATGGGGCATTCCCAACTCAGAATTCCACGTGTTCAGTCAGTGCGGCCATTGGGCACAGTGGGAGCACGCCGAAGTCTTCAACAATATGGTTCAAGACTTTCTCGCTCGCTGA